From the Acidilutibacter cellobiosedens genome, one window contains:
- a CDS encoding SIS domain-containing protein, translated as MGYELYFDIIEKMIKDVKETQGDNIRNAGKIIADSIMAGGILQTFGSGHSYAGAIEIAGRAGGLIPAKALEEYSRGKYEMIEGVGTKFMEQVDIRDNDCFVLISNSGRNPMSIEIADIVKQKGNKIIVVTSLDVSKTMTSRHSSGKKLYEFADVILDNKGVEGDAAVSLPGMPNKICGTSSVTAAILLNATILESVEIMLSRGYVPPVYLSANIDGGPEHNLNLLEKYADRLYRK; from the coding sequence ATGGGATACGAACTATATTTTGATATTATTGAAAAGATGATTAAGGATGTTAAAGAAACTCAAGGGGATAATATAAGGAATGCAGGAAAAATTATAGCAGATTCAATTATGGCTGGGGGAATATTGCAGACTTTTGGAAGCGGACATTCTTATGCCGGTGCTATAGAAATAGCCGGCAGGGCAGGAGGATTGATTCCGGCAAAGGCTCTTGAGGAATATTCGAGGGGAAAGTACGAGATGATTGAAGGCGTGGGGACGAAATTTATGGAACAGGTTGATATAAGAGATAATGATTGTTTTGTATTAATATCTAATTCGGGAAGAAATCCAATGTCCATTGAGATTGCTGATATAGTAAAGCAAAAAGGAAATAAAATAATAGTTGTCACTTCCCTTGATGTATCCAAAACCATGACTTCAAGGCATTCTTCCGGGAAAAAATTGTATGAATTTGCAGATGTGATTCTTGACAACAAAGGGGTTGAAGGAGATGCGGCTGTAAGTCTTCCCGGCATGCCGAACAAAATATGTGGGACATCATCTGTTACTGCAGCGATACTTCTTAATGCTACCATCTTAGAATCTGTTGAGATAATGTTAAGCAGAGGATATGTTCCGCCGGTATATCTGAGCGCCAATATCGATGGCGGTCCTGAACACAACCTGAATTTATTAGAAAAATATGCGGACAGACTGTATAGAAAATGA
- a CDS encoding PTS system mannose/fructose/N-acetylgalactosamine-transporter subunit IIB, with product MSIIHVRIDDRLIHGQVAAFWCNSLKVDRIMIADDEVANNSIQKSVLRLAAPPGVSTSIITKEQAAENIKAGKYENQRVFLIFKSPKDAYDLIQLGVDLKVINVGNMAHREGTVQIKRNIKVSQEDVEYFLKLRDMGIKLTAKMVPADSETDFMDYLKKVLN from the coding sequence TTGAGCATAATACATGTTAGGATAGATGACAGGCTTATTCACGGGCAGGTAGCGGCTTTTTGGTGTAATTCATTAAAGGTAGACAGAATAATGATTGCAGATGACGAAGTAGCAAACAACAGCATACAGAAAAGTGTCTTAAGGTTGGCAGCACCTCCGGGAGTGAGTACATCCATTATTACAAAAGAACAAGCAGCAGAAAATATTAAAGCCGGAAAATATGAAAATCAAAGGGTATTTTTGATATTTAAAAGTCCTAAGGATGCTTATGATTTGATTCAATTAGGAGTAGATTTGAAGGTTATAAATGTAGGGAATATGGCCCATAGAGAAGGGACAGTTCAAATAAAAAGAAATATAAAGGTAAGCCAAGAAGACGTAGAATATTTCTTGAAACTAAGGGACATGGGAATAAAGTTGACGGCCAAAATGGTTCCCGCTGATTCTGAAACCGATTTTATGGATTATCTAAAAAAGGTATTGAATTGA
- a CDS encoding PTS system mannose/fructose/sorbose family transporter subunit IID — MSNGSADSSKITKKDLKSVYLRWLLGGQTGWNYERMQGLCYCFSMMPVLRKLYTKEEDLKKAVKLHLQFFNTEPDMAHLILGANVAIEENQGLESEETITAIKTGLMGPFAGVGDTIFGVIANTVFGSIAAYMALAGNSLGIWIWLIWNIARWFIRWEFTKLGYTQGLKIATVMEGTLKSITEVASILGLTVVGALIPTVITPSVPAVFKSGEVSMEVQGILDQIMPSLVPVALVFFVYWLLGRKKMTSTKAIWILLAISIILGAFGILS, encoded by the coding sequence ATGAGTAATGGGTCTGCTGATTCCAGTAAAATAACAAAAAAGGATTTAAAAAGTGTATACCTCAGATGGCTTTTAGGCGGGCAAACAGGATGGAATTATGAAAGAATGCAAGGACTTTGTTATTGCTTTTCCATGATGCCTGTGCTGAGAAAACTTTATACTAAAGAGGAAGATTTAAAGAAAGCAGTAAAATTACATCTTCAATTTTTTAATACTGAACCGGATATGGCACATCTGATTTTGGGAGCTAATGTTGCTATAGAAGAAAATCAAGGATTAGAATCGGAAGAAACCATTACAGCAATTAAAACGGGGCTTATGGGGCCCTTTGCAGGAGTAGGAGATACCATATTTGGAGTTATTGCCAATACCGTATTTGGATCTATTGCCGCTTATATGGCATTAGCCGGGAATTCATTGGGAATTTGGATATGGTTAATATGGAATATAGCAAGATGGTTTATAAGATGGGAATTTACTAAATTAGGATATACTCAAGGGTTAAAGATTGCCACCGTAATGGAGGGAACATTAAAAAGCATAACAGAAGTGGCGAGCATTCTTGGCTTAACTGTTGTGGGAGCATTGATTCCTACGGTGATAACTCCTTCAGTACCGGCAGTTTTTAAGTCAGGAGAAGTAAGTATGGAAGTGCAAGGAATATTGGATCAGATAATGCCTTCTTTGGTTCCTGTGGCTTTAGTGTTCTTTGTATATTGGCTGTTGGGAAGAAAAAAGATGACTTCGACAAAAGCAATATGGATTCTTTTAGCTATTTCTATTATATTAGGGGCATTTGGAATATTAAGTTAA
- a CDS encoding PTS mannose/fructose/sorbose/N-acetylgalactosamine transporter subunit IIC translates to MQITFVQILLLTIYAFVAIYDALETDIGLSRPIQAGFFTGLIMGNVTLGLAVGATLQLMILGVGTYGGASIPDFMTGAIIGTAFGVISGQGIEFAIGLAVPIGLLLVQLDVLARFANTFFQHRADKYAEEGNFKKVETMNILGIIPWGLSRAIPVFVALLFGHEIVEQLVKVFPSWLTSGLSVAGKVLPALGIAILLRYLPVKKYSSYLLIGFVLAAYLKVPMVGVAIVGMALGLLVYQRNQKDVRSALTGGANEDE, encoded by the coding sequence ATGCAGATTACCTTTGTTCAAATTTTATTGCTGACTATTTATGCTTTTGTAGCCATTTATGATGCTTTGGAAACCGACATAGGATTAAGTCGGCCAATACAGGCAGGATTTTTTACAGGTCTTATAATGGGAAATGTTACATTGGGGTTAGCTGTAGGAGCTACCTTGCAATTGATGATTTTGGGAGTAGGAACTTACGGGGGAGCATCGATTCCCGATTTCATGACAGGAGCTATAATCGGAACTGCTTTTGGAGTTATTTCAGGTCAAGGAATAGAATTTGCCATAGGTCTTGCAGTGCCTATAGGGTTATTATTGGTACAGCTTGATGTATTGGCAAGATTTGCAAACACATTTTTCCAACATAGAGCAGACAAATATGCTGAAGAAGGTAATTTTAAGAAAGTTGAAACAATGAATATTTTGGGAATTATACCATGGGGATTATCTCGTGCAATACCTGTATTTGTAGCTTTGCTGTTTGGACATGAAATAGTTGAACAGCTTGTAAAGGTATTCCCAAGTTGGTTAACCAGCGGATTATCTGTAGCAGGGAAGGTACTTCCTGCATTGGGAATTGCCATATTATTAAGATACTTACCAGTAAAAAAATATTCGTCTTATTTATTAATTGGATTTGTTTTAGCAGCTTATCTAAAAGTGCCGATGGTTGGAGTTGCTATAGTGGGAATGGCCTTAGGACTATTGGTATATCAAAGAAATCAGAAAGATGTTAGAAGTGCTTTGACGGGAGGTGCTAACGAAGATGAGTAA
- a CDS encoding PTS sugar transporter subunit IIA, whose amino-acid sequence MYNILIISHGNIADSYLNTAEMIMGKIENVKAIGIEPGEEISAYGDKVFNMAEEIYTEDGILILADLYGGTPCNISISRILNHFEKIYIIAGFNFLLLLEALNRRTDNLKDSIQNLINAGVNGITDVNAIVKNNKIKNEDE is encoded by the coding sequence ATGTACAATATACTAATAATATCTCATGGTAATATAGCGGATAGTTACTTAAATACTGCCGAAATGATTATGGGTAAAATTGAAAATGTCAAAGCTATTGGAATAGAGCCGGGAGAAGAAATATCTGCTTATGGAGATAAAGTATTTAATATGGCAGAGGAGATATATACCGAAGATGGAATTTTGATTCTGGCAGATTTATATGGCGGAACTCCCTGTAATATATCTATATCACGAATATTGAACCATTTCGAAAAAATTTATATAATAGCAGGATTTAATTTTTTACTATTGCTTGAAGCCTTGAACAGGAGAACCGATAATCTGAAAGATTCAATTCAAAATTTGATAAATGCCGGAGTTAACGGAATAACAGATGTAAACGCTATAGTAAAAAATAATAAAATTAAGAATGAAGATGAATAA
- a CDS encoding sigma 54-interacting transcriptional regulator, giving the protein MTNREIIIKEVKENNLERINNGIKEFGITAQKLFEKTSINRSLTSHCLSVLNKEGKIIKINTRPVYFIDLEIFENSFDVELRGELIYKNFEELMEIKEKQKDPKIFLKNEENVFMDVIGYNGSLAYQIEQCKIAVKYPPKGLSILIVGSTGSGKSFLAGKIYEYARANGYIKRDAPFLTFNCAKYSNNKELLSAALFGYKKGAFTGAETDREGIIENADGGYVFLDEIHRLPPEGQEQLFFFMDKGIFARIGENEVYRKADVRFIFATTEDPKAVLLNTFLRRIPIIIKKPPLRDRPLNEKFQLIYHFFKEESHLISHNIRISRHALKILMDADFEGNIGQLKNDITITCARAYNREDIMERGEREFIDIDFMMLPEYLVKNAINSKTNYIDSLYKGYITEDLIINKSDDINFLEKNFENEIHIQFYDSVLKLLSEIKMDNKDDFLIKKIQKLIDEYFKKLILNMNSYSSEDIRHERFYILYKCIQDMFSILKSKYDIRYTDNNIYKFACFIQTSMEHQYSLMLQDYESEINEYVDILKYSYPHEYDTTYKIINFIKINLDISLGKVEMVIIILYLINSGEENYSKKIKAVLIAHGYSTASSIANVANHLLGIDIFESFDMPIDTTTADIVEKLKQYFKEVNTSKGVIILVDMGSLEEIYKGLERVHHGDIGIINNLTTKLALKVGSDINQDLSIEQIINNVENLDGYKCKIIYTEQKRQKAIIVTCFTGIGTAIKIKDLLIKSLSEHPPNANFIVCNYLDLEKNKYNDDIFNKFDVLAIIGTENPGIKEVPFLYLEDLISDNEGYVFDRILKDIIPKQKVFQVKQSIMKYFTLEGVLSYITILNPDKIVNQLENAIEMLQYKLKKQFSNDTIICLYIHLSCLIERLVTKTQLEEEDIENIKAFREENKDFIDIVRSSFSYIESYYSVTIPLSEIYYLYQILSVKLDLKS; this is encoded by the coding sequence ATGACAAATAGAGAAATAATCATAAAGGAAGTAAAAGAGAATAACTTAGAAAGAATAAACAACGGGATAAAAGAATTTGGAATAACTGCTCAGAAATTGTTTGAAAAGACATCGATTAACAGAAGCTTGACAAGCCATTGCCTCAGTGTCCTTAACAAAGAAGGGAAAATTATAAAAATTAATACGAGACCGGTATATTTTATAGATTTGGAAATCTTTGAAAATAGTTTTGATGTTGAATTGAGAGGGGAATTAATTTATAAAAATTTTGAAGAATTAATGGAAATAAAAGAAAAACAAAAAGATCCCAAAATTTTTTTGAAGAACGAAGAAAACGTTTTTATGGATGTGATTGGATATAACGGTAGTTTGGCTTATCAAATTGAACAGTGCAAGATTGCGGTAAAGTATCCTCCAAAAGGTTTATCCATTCTTATTGTAGGTTCTACCGGATCAGGGAAGAGTTTCTTAGCAGGAAAGATTTATGAATATGCAAGGGCTAATGGATATATAAAAAGAGATGCTCCATTTTTAACTTTTAATTGTGCAAAATATTCTAACAATAAAGAGCTCCTATCTGCAGCGTTATTTGGATATAAGAAGGGAGCTTTTACGGGAGCTGAAACTGATAGAGAAGGTATTATAGAAAATGCTGATGGTGGTTATGTTTTTTTGGATGAAATACACCGTCTCCCTCCGGAAGGACAAGAGCAACTTTTCTTTTTCATGGACAAGGGAATATTTGCGAGAATTGGAGAAAACGAAGTATATAGAAAGGCAGACGTTAGGTTTATATTTGCAACTACAGAAGATCCAAAGGCTGTTTTATTGAATACTTTTTTGAGAAGAATTCCCATAATAATAAAGAAACCGCCGTTAAGAGACAGGCCTCTTAACGAAAAATTTCAGCTTATATATCATTTTTTTAAAGAAGAGTCACATTTGATAAGCCATAATATAAGAATATCGAGACACGCTCTAAAAATACTTATGGACGCTGATTTTGAAGGAAATATAGGGCAATTGAAAAATGATATCACAATTACATGTGCCAGAGCATATAATAGGGAAGACATTATGGAAAGAGGAGAAAGGGAGTTTATAGATATTGATTTTATGATGCTTCCAGAATATTTAGTAAAAAATGCTATAAATAGTAAGACAAACTATATAGACAGTCTTTATAAGGGATATATAACAGAAGACCTGATAATAAACAAATCTGATGACATAAATTTTCTTGAGAAAAATTTTGAAAATGAAATTCATATCCAATTTTATGATTCCGTGTTGAAATTACTTTCTGAAATAAAGATGGATAACAAAGATGATTTTTTAATAAAGAAGATTCAGAAACTAATAGATGAATATTTTAAGAAATTAATATTAAACATGAATTCTTACAGCAGTGAGGATATAAGGCATGAGAGATTTTATATCTTATATAAATGTATTCAGGATATGTTTTCAATATTAAAATCTAAATACGATATCAGATATACAGATAATAATATTTATAAGTTTGCCTGCTTTATACAGACGTCCATGGAGCACCAATATAGTTTGATGTTGCAAGACTATGAATCTGAAATAAATGAATATGTTGATATATTAAAATATAGTTATCCCCATGAATATGACACTACATATAAAATTATAAATTTTATAAAGATTAATTTGGACATATCCCTTGGGAAGGTGGAAATGGTAATTATAATACTCTATTTGATCAATTCAGGAGAAGAAAATTACTCAAAGAAAATAAAGGCTGTTTTAATAGCTCATGGATATTCTACGGCTAGTAGTATTGCCAATGTGGCCAATCATCTGCTTGGAATTGATATTTTTGAATCCTTTGATATGCCCATAGATACTACTACAGCAGATATTGTAGAAAAATTAAAACAATATTTTAAAGAGGTAAATACGTCCAAAGGGGTAATTATCTTAGTTGACATGGGTTCTTTGGAAGAAATATATAAGGGACTGGAAAGAGTACATCATGGAGATATAGGTATTATAAACAATTTAACTACGAAATTGGCATTAAAAGTGGGCAGTGATATAAATCAAGATTTATCCATAGAACAAATAATAAACAATGTAGAAAATCTCGATGGATACAAATGTAAAATTATATATACTGAACAAAAAAGACAAAAAGCTATTATAGTTACTTGTTTTACTGGAATTGGTACTGCTATAAAGATAAAAGATCTTTTAATAAAGAGTTTAAGTGAACATCCTCCCAATGCTAATTTTATAGTTTGTAATTATTTGGATTTGGAGAAGAACAAGTATAATGATGATATTTTCAATAAATTTGATGTACTAGCCATTATTGGTACCGAGAATCCAGGAATAAAAGAAGTACCGTTTTTATATTTGGAAGATCTCATTTCCGATAATGAAGGCTATGTTTTTGACCGGATATTAAAAGATATTATACCTAAACAAAAAGTTTTTCAGGTTAAACAGTCCATAATGAAGTATTTTACTTTAGAGGGGGTTTTGAGTTATATAACTATTTTAAATCCGGATAAAATAGTTAATCAGCTGGAAAATGCAATTGAGATGTTACAATATAAGTTAAAGAAACAATTCAGCAATGATACAATTATATGTTTATATATACATTTAAGCTGTTTAATAGAAAGATTGGTAACTAAAACTCAGTTGGAAGAAGAAGATATAGAAAACATAAAAGCATTTAGAGAAGAAAACAAAGATTTTATTGATATTGTAAGAAGTAGTTTTAGTTATATAGAAAGCTATTATAGTGTTACTATACCTCTTAGCGAGATATATTATCTCTATCAAATTTTAAGTGTAAAACTTGATTTAAAAAGTTGA
- a CDS encoding GntR family transcriptional regulator: protein MEYIKINKHISTPFYSQIKDCIIKAIEDGTIKANDKLPTEQELCETLKISRPVVRQAYAELLSEGVIVRYKGKGTFVREREVRENFFKELSSFYQEMKREGLRPSTKVLELKKVGYDEAIFSPLELNEDEECLHIKRLRYGNDIPIVLVDTYIPLKYFDGLENYDFENLSLYDIFEKDYDTTVFKANRFVCARIINNEDAKLLQVKRNTAIHYVKTIAFDQMDRAIELSIARYPGERNTFEVQIDKR, encoded by the coding sequence ATGGAATATATTAAAATTAATAAGCATATTTCTACACCCTTTTATTCCCAGATAAAGGATTGCATTATAAAAGCTATCGAAGATGGAACGATTAAAGCTAATGATAAATTGCCAACCGAGCAAGAATTATGCGAAACTTTAAAAATTTCAAGGCCAGTAGTAAGACAAGCTTATGCAGAGCTGCTTTCGGAAGGAGTTATCGTTAGATATAAAGGAAAAGGGACTTTTGTTAGAGAAAGAGAAGTGAGAGAAAATTTCTTTAAAGAATTATCGAGTTTTTATCAAGAAATGAAAAGAGAGGGATTAAGACCATCCACCAAGGTATTGGAGTTAAAAAAGGTAGGATATGACGAAGCAATTTTCTCTCCATTGGAATTAAATGAGGATGAAGAATGCCTCCATATTAAAAGATTAAGATATGGAAATGATATTCCAATTGTGCTCGTGGATACTTATATACCGTTAAAATATTTTGACGGATTAGAAAATTATGATTTTGAGAATTTATCTCTATATGATATTTTTGAAAAAGATTATGATACCACTGTATTTAAAGCCAATAGGTTTGTTTGCGCAAGAATTATAAATAATGAGGATGCAAAATTACTGCAAGTAAAACGAAATACTGCAATTCACTATGTGAAAACTATTGCTTTTGACCAAATGGATCGGGCTATTGAATTATCAATAGCTCGTTATCCGGGAGAGAGGAACACTTTTGAAGTCCAAATTGATAAAAGGTGA
- the agaF gene encoding PTS galactosamine/N-acetylgalactosamine transporter subunit IIA: MIGTIITGHGMFASGMLSSLKLIVGEMENIFAVDFSPENSPEDLEKELKQVLKKLSLCDSIVIFTDIMGGTPFKTSVTLTVELKNCYIIYGTNLPLLLEFSMLEKENNDMISLINQCISTGKEQMRLFQFKKFDFTEENYEDGI; encoded by the coding sequence TTGATTGGAACAATTATAACGGGGCACGGAATGTTTGCATCCGGGATGTTAAGCTCATTAAAATTAATTGTCGGAGAAATGGAAAACATTTTTGCAGTTGACTTTTCCCCTGAAAATTCGCCGGAAGATTTAGAAAAAGAATTAAAACAAGTTTTAAAAAAATTAAGTTTGTGTGACTCAATCGTGATTTTTACCGATATCATGGGGGGTACCCCTTTTAAAACTTCCGTAACTTTGACAGTAGAACTAAAAAACTGTTACATTATCTATGGTACAAATTTACCTCTGTTGTTGGAATTCAGTATGTTGGAAAAAGAAAATAACGACATGATTTCCCTTATTAATCAATGTATATCTACAGGGAAAGAACAAATGCGTTTATTTCAATTTAAAAAGTTCGATTTCACAGAAGAAAATTATGAAGATGGCATATAA
- a CDS encoding GNAT family N-acetyltransferase produces MELKKLNQKNELELNSIISNFFHQPVDCQKSVKFLSDKRNIIYACAEDENVVAYVLGYQLPRIDNGNDMLYIHHVCVSAEYRRKGIAKKLLNMALEYAQKENLHYVYLITQTDNLPARRLYESCNGYNHPKNKELYYWYFSAKGLNND; encoded by the coding sequence ATGGAACTTAAAAAATTAAATCAAAAAAACGAGTTGGAGTTAAATTCAATAATTTCTAATTTTTTTCATCAACCTGTAGATTGTCAGAAATCAGTTAAATTTTTATCTGATAAGAGAAATATAATTTATGCATGTGCTGAAGATGAAAATGTTGTTGCCTATGTATTAGGTTATCAACTGCCGAGAATTGATAATGGAAATGATATGTTATATATACATCACGTATGTGTATCCGCAGAATATCGGAGAAAAGGGATTGCTAAAAAATTATTAAATATGGCCCTTGAATATGCCCAAAAAGAAAATCTTCATTATGTTTATCTGATCACCCAGACCGATAATTTACCTGCACGCAGGTTGTATGAAAGCTGTAATGGATATAACCATCCTAAAAATAAAGAACTTTATTATTGGTATTTTAGTGCGAAAGGATTAAATAATGATTAA
- a CDS encoding SIS domain-containing protein: MYDTSKSQMWKEIFEQPRAVENAVKFNMETIKSIAAEVKKRKINTVVFAARGSSEHACQVGKYLFEIYCGMTASIASPSVITSYEAIPDYSNILLIGVSQSGGAQDVYETMKACENQGGVCVSITNVRDSLMTRVGSYYMNCECGPELSVTAAKSYITQLAIISALAAYISDNNDFIDEILHLKEIVSESLLIEDQIRKIIPLYRNASNILIFGRGLLYALGLETELKIQETSYLDARCYASSDYQHGPIAATRRFIPTIFFIADNHTNDSIISLYNRLKKEYKIFSTVVTNNKNLIKDADEIIELPTNHEGLKAVFSCTIFSQMFSCLLSIARGYNPDAPEGVSKKTVTR; this comes from the coding sequence ATGTACGATACTTCAAAATCTCAAATGTGGAAAGAAATATTTGAACAACCACGAGCAGTTGAAAATGCTGTTAAATTTAATATGGAGACGATTAAGTCCATTGCAGCCGAGGTAAAGAAAAGAAAAATAAATACAGTAGTATTTGCTGCCAGAGGTTCGAGTGAGCATGCATGCCAAGTAGGTAAATATTTATTTGAAATCTATTGTGGAATGACGGCATCTATTGCTTCTCCGTCGGTTATTACGTCTTATGAGGCAATTCCTGATTATAGTAATATACTTTTAATTGGAGTTTCTCAGTCGGGAGGAGCTCAAGATGTTTATGAAACAATGAAGGCATGCGAAAATCAAGGAGGAGTTTGTGTAAGTATTACTAATGTAAGAGATTCCTTAATGACCAGAGTAGGAAGTTATTATATGAACTGTGAATGTGGCCCTGAGCTGAGTGTCACTGCAGCAAAGTCATACATCACTCAACTTGCGATTATTTCTGCTTTAGCTGCTTATATAAGCGATAACAACGATTTTATTGATGAAATATTGCACCTGAAAGAAATTGTAAGTGAATCCTTGTTGATTGAGGACCAAATAAGAAAAATTATTCCTCTTTACAGAAATGCAAGTAACATACTTATATTTGGGCGCGGCTTATTGTATGCTCTTGGGTTAGAGACAGAATTAAAAATTCAGGAAACAAGCTACTTAGATGCAAGATGTTATGCTTCCAGTGATTATCAACATGGACCTATTGCCGCAACTCGAAGATTTATACCAACAATTTTCTTTATAGCTGATAACCATACAAACGATAGTATCATTAGTTTATATAATCGTCTTAAAAAAGAATATAAGATATTTAGTACGGTTGTTACAAACAATAAAAATTTAATAAAAGATGCTGATGAAATTATTGAATTGCCGACTAATCATGAAGGTTTAAAAGCGGTTTTCTCTTGTACAATATTCTCTCAAATGTTCTCTTGTCTCCTTTCTATAGCAAGAGGATATAATCCGGATGCTCCAGAAGGAGTATCGAAGAAAACTGTAACCAGATAA
- a CDS encoding PTS system mannose/fructose/sorbose family transporter subunit IID yields MGEYRNKLSKKDITKLGIISTAYQTGFNYERMQAGGFTASMIPSFKKIYGDNKEEISKAMTNNMDFINTEPHMGTFLMGLIVSLEEAGEDRNLIKNLKVGLFGPLAGLGDAIFWFTLLPISAGICSSLAQEGSIVGPILYMLIWFIAWYSRVWFARFGYSLGVNAISTIRKNAGAITKAAGILGVMVVGGLIPSYVSINILSSIPLAKGSSLSIQKDFFDKILPNLLPLGFVFFTYWLLKNKRVNIVLLIVSIILVSILCSALGIL; encoded by the coding sequence ATGGGGGAATATAGAAATAAGCTATCTAAAAAGGATATTACAAAGCTGGGTATTATTTCAACAGCGTATCAAACAGGATTTAATTATGAACGTATGCAGGCCGGTGGGTTTACTGCCAGTATGATTCCAAGCTTTAAAAAGATATATGGCGACAATAAAGAAGAGATTTCAAAAGCTATGACAAATAATATGGATTTTATAAATACGGAACCTCATATGGGGACATTTCTTATGGGATTAATTGTATCTCTTGAAGAAGCCGGAGAAGACCGTAATTTAATTAAGAATTTAAAAGTTGGATTGTTTGGACCTTTAGCAGGCCTTGGGGATGCCATATTCTGGTTTACCCTATTGCCTATTAGTGCAGGTATTTGTTCGTCTTTAGCCCAGGAAGGTTCAATTGTAGGTCCAATTCTTTATATGCTTATATGGTTTATTGCCTGGTATTCAAGAGTTTGGTTTGCCAGATTTGGATATTCTTTAGGAGTAAATGCAATTTCAACAATCCGTAAAAATGCCGGTGCTATTACAAAAGCAGCAGGAATTCTCGGCGTAATGGTAGTAGGCGGATTGATTCCAAGCTATGTTAGTATTAATATTTTATCTTCTATTCCTCTTGCAAAAGGATCATCCTTATCGATTCAGAAAGATTTCTTTGATAAGATTTTGCCCAATCTTTTGCCTTTAGGTTTTGTATTTTTCACTTATTGGCTGTTGAAAAACAAACGTGTTAATATAGTTCTTCTTATTGTTTCGATTATCTTAGTTTCAATACTTTGTTCAGCCTTGGGAATTCTTTAG
- the agaC gene encoding PTS galactosamine transporter subunit IIC, with the protein MEITLSQGLLLALMTFICGIDAVWEAFFIFRPIVVCFFTGIILGDVQLGLAAGAVCELTYVGLTTVGGTVPPNPLVAGVMTTVLAYTSGVPVATALGLSLPFALLMQYINIFFNSTFSGVMSKLDDYAAKGETGPFVRTITWMGLVVALSYAIVIFLSAYAIQEPISAFVNSFPAWLVHGFEVAGGLLPGVGLGLLLRIMLKTENVGYLFIGFLIASFLPLQNVLPIAIAGAAVAIIGYVNDKNKIIPGDTGGDNDGGI; encoded by the coding sequence ATGGAAATCACATTATCACAGGGTCTGCTATTGGCATTGATGACATTTATATGTGGAATAGATGCCGTATGGGAAGCATTTTTTATCTTCAGACCTATCGTTGTATGTTTTTTTACAGGAATTATACTTGGCGATGTACAACTTGGTTTGGCAGCAGGTGCTGTTTGCGAGCTGACCTATGTTGGACTGACCACGGTTGGCGGCACTGTTCCACCTAATCCGTTAGTTGCGGGAGTCATGACAACAGTGCTGGCTTATACGAGTGGAGTACCCGTTGCTACGGCCTTAGGATTATCTCTTCCCTTTGCACTTTTAATGCAATATATCAATATTTTCTTTAATTCCACATTTTCAGGAGTCATGAGTAAATTAGATGATTATGCTGCTAAAGGAGAAACAGGACCTTTTGTTAGAACTATAACCTGGATGGGACTTGTGGTTGCTTTATCTTATGCAATCGTAATTTTCTTATCAGCTTATGCAATACAGGAGCCCATCAGTGCATTTGTTAATTCATTCCCTGCATGGTTAGTTCATGGTTTTGAAGTCGCAGGAGGATTATTGCCGGGTGTTGGTTTAGGATTATTATTGAGAATCATGCTTAAAACTGAAAATGTAGGATATTTATTTATCGGATTTTTGATTGCTTCATTTTTACCGTTACAAAATGTATTGCCTATAGCAATTGCAGGAGCAGCAGTTGCTATTATTGGATATGTTAACGATAAGAACAAAATTATTCCGGGTGATACGGGAGGTGACAATGATGGGGGAATATAG